The nucleotide window CGGACCATTAGCGTCCGGGAATGAGAAAGGGGATTTGTCCACGGCTAGAACTGAATTATTTCTTGATTTTTCAGCAAAATTTAGCGATGAATTGCGGTTCAATGCAATTGCCAGAGGATGGCATGAGGGGGTTTACGGTCTTGATGACGACGTTAATCAGTATCCAAAAGACCTAACAACACAGCCTGGCCCCCATACTAAAGATATGGAGCAGGACTGGGATTTCCGGGAATACTATCTAACCAAAATGGCAGGAAATTTCATCATCAAGGCGGGCAGACAGCAGATTGCCTGGGGTGAGGCGGACGCCATGCGGCTCGCAGACGTTATAAATCCTCTGGATTTGAGCTGGAACTGGTCATTTCCAGCATGGGAAGAAATTCGTGTTCCCCTGCACATGCTTGATGTGGTGTATAATGTACCACAGTCCAAGCACAATCTCGGTTTTGAGGTGGTATGGGTGCCGGCGGACTTCAGACCCCATCAGTATGCGGCTCCGGGTGGCAACTGGTCCCTTTACAGCGGCGGTTTTGGTTTGCCCGATGTTGTAGGTACTACCATTTTTAATCAAATGCAAGACGATCTGCCGGACAACGACCTGGGTAACGGACAGGGCGGTCTTAGAATCAAAGGGAAATTTGGTCAGTGGGACACTACACTTTTCGGCTATTATCAGAGGGATCAGATCGGAGTAGCCACTCTGGATCCCGGTGCAGCTCTGGATCCTGCAAATTATCCATTCAAGTATGAATACCCCAATATTATAAATATCGGCGGAACTTTTAATATGTATTGCTCAGCTCTTGAAACGGTGTTTCGTGGAGAAGCAGCCTATGTAATCGACCAGCCTTATGGTACCAACCTTGGGTCAAATGACGGCAAAGGCTTTGCACCTGTCACTGAATATGCAGAAAGCGATACCTTTGCCATCATGTTGGGTTTTGATAAAAATGTAATGATCCCCTCTCTCAACCGAACCAAGTCCTTTTATTTCAGCGGTCAGTGGTTCAACAAATGGATATTGGATCTGGATTCGGACAAATATCTCACTTTTTTGGGAGATAATGATGCTGAAACCTGGCAGACGATCGGTTCCCTTTTGATCAATACCGAGTATTATGAAGGAAAAATTATTCCTGAATTACTCGGAGTACATTTTTTTACTTCAGGCAGCGGTTTTTTTGACGGTAATATTACATACAAGCCCACCTTTACTTTCAGCGTTACAGCTGGAATTCTCAAAATATGGGGAAACGACAACCAGGCTGGGCTATATTTTGGTCCTGTTAAGCGTAACGATCAGGTGTACCTAAAGGCTAAATGGAGCTTTTAGTGATGATAAGTGCTGATTTTTCAGTATTTTTTTTGCTTTTAACAAGACAAATTTTATTTTGGAGGTAATGATTATGAAGAAAGGGTTTATCTTTTTGGGCTGTTTCATTGTAACGCTGGGATTTATTTCTTTTGCCAACGCTGGTATGAGGGAACCTATGGAAGGGGCAGGATGGCACTATCCCTGGAAGGATACCTACTCGGAATGGAAACCTGGGAACATGAAGTATGATGAAGAACTGTTTAACCAGGATGTGATTGAAGCCTATGGATGGGAAGCCGAGGATGTAGATAAAATCAAGGATATGATACCTCCGTCCATGTACATAATTTTGAAAAATCCGGATATATGGGGTCCAAGGCGGATCAATGTTACAGCTTATAGAGAAAATAAAGGTTATCTATGGGACCGTTTTGTAAAAGCCACAAAAGAATACAAGGATACTGCCAAGATTGACAAAGGATGGCTTATAAATTACACAGCGGGAGTCCCTTTTCCCGAGCCTAAGGATGGGATTGAGGCGTTATGGAACTTTAAACAACATTTCAGGGAGGATGACCGGATACTCTCGGCTGTAACTATCATTACCAACCGCGGCGGTCAGGTCAGATACCAGACTTCCGACGGCAACCTTATGTATTTTGACGGCAGGCTGGAAAAATCGCCAAAACCCCTGTATAAAAGCCCCAATAATGAACGGCGCATTGATGCGTACGCCAATGCTCATCCCTATGAAATGCGGGGAACTTTGTCGGTGATCACCCAGTACGATGACCCGGAAATGGACGATTCATTTTGGCTGTATTTGCCGGCACTTCGGCGCGTACGCCGCCTCTCAGCGGCTCAGAGAACCGACCGGCTTCCAGGAGGCCAGGATCTTATGTGGGAAAACTTTGATGTCTTCAACGGCAACCCCAGCAAATATAATTGCAAGCTGATGGGCAAAAAAGAGATGCTGTTCGTACATAACGGTGATCCCAAAGGTTCCTGGATTCATGGCAAGCATCTGTCAGGCCCCAATGATTACTACCAGAAAGTACAAGTGTATATAAATGAATTGACGCCAAAGGATCCAGACTTTCCCTTTTCCAAAGTCATACTTTATACGGATTCCAAAACCTGGGTGCCCTATTACGGGGAGTGGTACGATAAGGAAGGGAAATTATATCTTTTCTCCCAGTTCCAGTATGCACCGAATAAAAACGGCATCTTCGTTGCAGTGGTCATGAACCACGTTGATATGCAGAAAATTCACAGCACCGGATACGCTGTGACCGATCCCAAGTTCAACACAGGTCTGACGCCGGACTATTTCAAGGTAGATAGCCTGAAGATGGCATATCCTTCGAGATAAACATTATCATGATTTGATTCAAGTGCGGGCATTTTGTTACTTTTGCAGGGAAACTGAATGCCCGCCATTTTTTTGAAGCGGCAACTTTATACAAATGATTTAGTGAACAGCTCTTGAACTCAGGCAAAAAACATTATTTTTTAATGCAAAAGCATGGTGTCTCTCTTTCCGATTTTAAATAATCGGAAATACCCCCCCTTTTTATTCTCTCCCAAATACTGTTTTGGATCTTTTTTAAAATCGCTCCTGTTTTTCAGGAGTAAAAAATTTAATAATCAGAATACAAGACTCCTGTTTTTCAGGAGCTTTGTGTTCTGATTGTAGTTATATTTTATCGCTATTCTTAAAAATAACTTAAAATATAAGGCGCTTACATCACAAACAATCACTTTGGCATACTACTTGTAAGAGTAAAGCCAAGACACATGTCATTTGAGAAAAATATGAAAACCAACTTAGATCTGAGGAGGCAAATTGGAAACAAATAAAATTGATCACATATGTATAGCAGTTAAAAATCTTGATGAAGCACGCAAGGTGTGGGAACCGGTTCTTGGAAAAACAAAACCAGACGATGAATATATTGATGAGCCGGAAAAAATTAAAGTTGCACGATACTGGGTCGGTGAAGTTGGTTTTGAACTTATGGAGTCCACAACACCGGATGGAGACGTGGCCAAATTTATCGAAAAAAGGGGCGAAGGGGTAATGCTCATAAGTTTTAATGTTGATAACACTAGAGAATCCATGGCTGAACTTAAAGAAAAAGATTATCCGTTTATTGGTGGCGCAAGGCCATTTCGTGACTGTGAATTCTCCTTTATTCATCCGAAAAAAATGAACGGGGTATTGACTGAACTCATTGATTATAAATGGAAGGAATTTGAAAAATAGCAGCTTGGTTATTTTTTCTTATTGCGTTCATGTTTTTACAAAAAAATAAATAAGGAGGTTCATAGATGTTGGATTTAATCATAAAGAATGGAAAAGTATTTATTCCTGAAAAAGGATTTCTTGATCTTGAAGTAGGAATAAAAGATGGAAAAATTGTGGCACTTGAAAATAATCTTTCAGATTCAAAAGAAGTTCTGGATGCCGCTGGAAACATTGTCATGCCGGGTGTGATTGATCCCCATATTCACCTTGGAATTTTCAACGATTTTGCCCATGAATGTGAGCATGAGACCAGAGCTGCCCTGGCCGGCGGCGTAACCACCTGTGGTGTGTTCATGGGCGGTGATCAGTCCTATCTGGGTCAGGTGGGAGAGCTGATTGATGTAATTGAGGCCAAGTCTTCCGTTGATCTGTTTATGCATCTGGCCATTTTTACAGAAGAGCAGATGTCTGAAATGAAGTCATATTACGAGAAATTTGGCATTACTTCTTTTAAATTCTACATGGCAGGCGTTAAGGGCGTTTTCCCAAATGTCAGCGATGGATTTATTTATGAGGGATTTAAAAAAGTAGCAGAATTTGGTGATAAGGCGATCGCATGTGTTCATTGTGAAGATCAGTCCCTTATTGATGTTGCCTTTGATAAGGTATCTGCCCAAACACCTGAAGGAACACTTGTGGACTGGGCAAAAACAGGACCTGATATGGCAGAAGAAGAGGCCATCATCCGTGCGTGTTATCTTGCTGAGAAGGCAGGAAATCGATTGTATATTGTTCATATCTCCACCAAGGATGGGGCCGATCGCCTGACAAAGATAAAAGCAAACGAGGGTGCAAGGGTTTTTGGTGAAACAACGTCAGCCTATCTTACCGTGAACAAACATGGCGAATTCGGATTAAAGGGCAAAATGCTTCCTCCTCTCAGAGACAAGTCTGATAATGACGGACTGTGGGATGCCGTAAAGAATGACACAATCGATTCCCTTGGAACAGATAATGTCAGTATGACCCTGGAAGTAAAGCAGGAGGAAAACGGAATGCTGGGCGCAATGCCCGGTTACCCCATTCTTCAAACCCATTTTCCTGCAATGATCAACGAAGGATACCACAACCGGGGTATTGATATTGAAACCATTATCACAAAAGCAACCATAAATCCTGCCAAGATTTTTGGCCTTTATCCTCAAAAAGGTGTCATAGCAGTGGGCAGCGATGCTGATATCGTTATTCTTGACCTTGACAATTCCAAGACTGTTGAGAGTAAAAATCTGTTTTCTTACGGTGATTTTTCTCTTTTTGAAGGACAAACTATTAAAGGATGGCCAACAACTGTCGTAAAAAGCGGGAAGATTGCTTTCTCAAATGACGAAATCATGGTGGAACCGGGAAGCGGATCATTCTTAAAACGGGAACTATAAGACTAATTGATTGATATATCTCAAAATAACAGACTGTGTGAAGCAGTTAACGAGGAGATGTGATGTTTGAAATGCGTTTTCATGGACGAGGGGGTCAAGGAGCTGTGATGGCATCCAAAATTTTGGCAAAAGCCCTCGTCGAAGAAGGTCATGTTGTTAAAGCGATTCCCTCATTCGGGTTTGAAAGGCGCGGTGCGCCGGTATCCGCCTTTCTGCGTTTCGGAGACAAGGAAATCAGACAGGTGACAAATATTTACAATCCGGATTGCATAGTGTGTCTTGATCCAACCCTTTCCAAATCCGTGGATATTTTTGAAGGCATCAATGATAATGCCATATTTATTCAGGCAACAAAGAAAGATATATCTGAATTATCATTTCCAGATACCCTTTCAAAAGTCGGCACATGTGATGCCTTCGGTCTTGCCATGGAGATCATCGGAAGGCCAATTACAAACACAATAATGCTTGGCGTGTTTGCAAAAACCACCGGGCTTGTGTCTGTGGGTTCAATTAATAAAGCCATGGAATCCGTTGCTTTCAGGGATGCCGCCCTGAATAAAAATATTACCGCTGTAAAATTAGGGTATGAGAGAACCACTGTGCTTGAACTTAAAGGAAAGGAGATATCATGATTAAACAATCCACCCCCGCCTTTGACAGTTCAACGATTCCCAATGATTTGTGTCCCATTGCAACACATTTTGTGTTTCTTAAAACCGGTGACTGGAGGGCCATGCGCCCCATTCTCCTGCGGGAAAAATGTGTGAAGTGTGCCACCTGCTGGCTTTATTGCCCTACTCAGTGCATTTCTGAAAAAGCAACATGGTTTGAAGCAAATCTTGATATTTGCAAGGGATGCGGAATCTGTGCAGAGGAATGCCCCCATAATGCAATCATAATGGAAGAGGAAACTGAAGTATGACCGAAAAAATAGTTTGTGACGGGAATGAAGCGGCTGCATGGGGTGTTGCCAAAGCCAAACCTGATATGGTCGCAGTATATCCTATAACTCCTCAATCTTCCCTTGCCGAGTATATTGCTCAGTTTGTGGCGGACGGGGTGATTGATGCTGATTTGATGGATGTAGAAGGAGAACACAGTGTTTTGTCGGTTCTCCAGGGAGCATGTCTTGCAGGGGCAAGGACCTATACGGCTACCTGTGGCCAGGGGCTTGCTTTTATGTTTGAGCCTTATTTTCGAACACCGCCTTTAAGGCTTCCCATTGTTATGTCCATTGTGACACGGGACGGCATTACCCCTCAATGTGTATGGGGAGGGCAACAGGATGCCATGACGGTAAAAGAAGTCGGTTGGATTCAAATGTATTGCGAAACAAACCAGGAAATTCTTGACACCATGATCCTGGCTTACAGGATCGCGGAAAATCGAGATGTTATGTTGCCGGTGAATGTATGTCATGATGGAAATTATCAATCTTACGGCGTAGAGCAGGTTTTACTGCCGGATCAGGATATGGTGGATGGGTTTCTTGGCGAAAAAAATACAAACTGGCATGCTGCTCTTGATCCTGAAAAACCCATGGGAATTGATCCTTTGACAGGTGGTGCAGGCGGTGAGGGGCCTTCGCGTTTCGTAAGATACAGGAAAGGGTCCTGCAAGGGAATGCAAAATGCCCTTGATGTCATCACGAATGTCCATGAAGAATGGGGTGAACTCACAGGACGACATTATGCACCTTTGGTTGAGGAATACAGATTAGACGATGCGGATTATGCAATCGTCACCATAGGCGGGATGACCGGAGCCGGCAAGGATGCTGTTGATGAGATGCGCCTTGAAGGAGAGAATGTGGGTCTTATCAAAATCAAAACCTTTCGTCCCTTTCCCCAGGAAGCTTTATTAAAAGCTGTTTCCAAGGTTGCGGCCGTAGGTGTTGTGGATCGGTCTGTTAATTTTGGTTGGAATTCCGGCCCTGTTTATCAGGAAATCTTAGGGATTCTTTATCAAATGGAAAAAAAGATTCCAGCGGTCAGTTTTATTGGAGGTCTGGCAGGAGCCGATATTACCATCAACGATTTCAAAGACACCATTATGACAACGAAAAGGGCTTTAAATGGTGATTTGCCGAAATCAACAATCTGGATAAATGAATAGGTGATTATCATGCATACCAACTATCTTATTATTGGCGGAAGCCATGCAGGACTTTCCGCCATTGATGCCATCAGACGATGCGACAGTGAAGCTGCTCTGACATTGGTGACAACGGAAAAAAGACCGCCTTATTCTCCAACTGCTTTACCATATATAATTTCCGGTAAAACAGAACCGGCGAAGACGGATATCATACCATCTAACTACTTCAAAGACCTTGATGTTAATTATATAAACGGTGCTTCCGCAACTCAAATAGACACCCAAATCAATCAGGTAAGGTTGAATAACGGGGGCACAATTGACTATGAAAAATTACTTGTTGCAACGGGTGCAAGTGCTTTGGTCCCGAACATTGCCGGAATTGAAGATGTTGAGTTCTCTTGTATCCGCACAATGGCGGATGCTGAAAAAATAAAAAAAGAGATGGCACAGGCCAAGTCCGCACTCATCATAGGGGCTGGTTTCATCGGCATGCACGCTGCGGAGAACCTTGCAAATTCGGGCTTAAGCGTAACCGTTGTAGAAACCTTTGACTACATTATGCCGGCAAGTTTTGATATTGAATCGTCTGATCTCATCAGAAAGGCTTTTGTTGAAAAGGGCATTACCATACTCACAGGCAAACAAGTATCAAAGGTTTACAAAAGTGGCGATCAAACTGTTCTTTCACTTGCGGACGGAGATGAGATTTCCGGGGACATGCTTGTCATTGCAGCAGGCATTAAACCCAATACCGATTTTCTTGCAGATTCCGGAATTAACTGTGATCATGGGATTGTTGTGGATGAAAGGATGCGTACTTGTGTTCCCAATGTGTGGGCAGCAGGTGATGTTGCTTGTGCCTCCGATTTTTTCTCTCCAATGAAAACCATCGGCGGAACAATTCCCTGCGCAACAGCGCAGGGAAAGATTGCAGGTATGGATATGTCGCAAGATTCCTATGTTAAGGATTATCCTGGAAATTTGAATATGAATACCTTTGGATTTTTCGGGAATTTTGCTTTTTCCATAGGAAATGTGGCAGACACATTTCCTGACAGCAAATTAGAATTTGAAATACAAACTGATCCGGAAAAAAAGAGTTTTTGCAAATTTGTTTTTGACGGACCTGTTTTAACAGGGGTTTCCGCCATTAACAGGCGGCTTGATCCTGGCATTTTAAAGGAATTAATCCTGCGTAAAACAGACCTTTCCACAAAAAAAGAAGACTTTATAAAAACTCCCCTTGAAACCGGAAGACAAGTGATGAGGGAATTGTTTTAAACAATTTAATAAAAAGGAGATACGGTTTTGGGGAAAAGTTACTCAACCATAGCTTTTGATCCGGATAAATGTGACGGATGTGATGACTGTGTGAATGCCTGCGCTTTGATCTATGATGAAGAGGGGTCCATTGAAAATTCACGCATTCAGCTTGCAAAAGATGAAAATAAAAAATTTGGACTGGCCTTGTGCCGCCAGTGTGCTGAACCTGAATGTGTTCAGAATTGTCCTGTGGGAGCGCTTTCCAAAGACCCGGATACAGGTGTTATTTCTTGCAATGACTCTTGTATCGGCTGTAAAATCTGCACGCTCAGCTGTGCTTATGCAGGCATTACGATCAATGCCATTACAAAAAGGGTCATGAAATGCGATCTTTGTGGCGGAGATCCTGCATGCACAAAGGCATGTGAAAAAGGCGCATTGAAATTTCTTAAAAACAATGAAATGTTCAAATCCTGGGGCGATAAAGAAGATCTTGTTGCCCCTGGCATTTCATCTTGTCTAGGGTGTAATACAGAGCTTGTTTTCAGGCATACCTTAAGAAAAGTCGGTTCAAACACCATACTTGCCATTCCTCCCGGATGTACTGCCGGAGTCGGGGCTGTCGGTGTTAATGGGGTTACGGCCACAAAGGTGCCGTCCTTTCATCCTCTGCTGACCAATACATCCTCAATGCTTGCGGGGATAAAAAGATATTATAACAGAATAGGACGGGATATAACCATGATGGCCTTTGCCGGAGACGGCGGAACCGCAGATGTCGGTTTCCAGTCTCTGTCCGGTGCTGCGGAACGCGGTGAACAGATGATTTATATCTGTATCGATAATGAAGGCTACATGAATACCGGTGTGCAAAGATCAAGCACAACACCTTATGGCGCATGGACAACCACTACGCCGGTCGGATCTGCGTTAAAAGGCAAAACCCGCGATGCCAAATATCTTCCTATCATTATGATGATGCATAATTGCGAGTATGTTGCAACGGCTTCGACATCTTTTATGGATGATTATTACGAGAAGCTGGACAAGGCCTATGAGGCCTCAAAAAAAGGAATGGCATATCTGCATGTGTTTTCTCCATGTCCAACGGGTTGGCGGTTTCCGCCGGAAAAACTCATTGAGGTTGGAAGAAAGGCAGTCGAATCCAATATTGTGCCTTTATGGGAATATACAAATGCAACAAAAAAACTTGAGTTTACTCACCCTGTGGATGATCCGGTTTCGATAAAAGATTATCTTTTTCTGATTGGTAAATACAAGCATCTTGATGAAGCCCAGCTTGAATTTATTGAACAGAATAGAGACAGAAGAATCGAGATGCTTAAAAATATATCAAACTCATAAAAAAAAGGAAACGGGAGATGTATGAAAACGCTGTACAGAATTCTGTAAAACCCGGCAAATGGATTAATTCAACCTGTAAAATGTGCCTTCACTCATGCAGCATAAGAGTTCATGTCACCGATGACGGCGTGGTGAACAAGATTGAGGGAAATCCAACAAACCCGAGCAATGAATGCGGACTTTGTCCAAAAGGCAATTCTGCGCTTATGAGGCTTTATGATCCTCAACGCATTAAAACCCCTATGAAACGAACCAATCCGAGAAAAGGTCCGGATGATGATCCTGGATGGGTACCTATTTCATGGGACGAAGCCTTGGATATTGTCGGCAAGGAGCTGAAGAAAACCTTTGATGATGATCCCAGAAAATTGCTGCCGGCAATTAATGATTTTCACAAACTTTATTTGTGGGGATGGCCTGCTGCCTTTGGCGGAAATAACAATTATTTTTCG belongs to Desulfobacula toluolica Tol2 and includes:
- a CDS encoding DUF1329 domain-containing protein; the protein is MKKGFIFLGCFIVTLGFISFANAGMREPMEGAGWHYPWKDTYSEWKPGNMKYDEELFNQDVIEAYGWEAEDVDKIKDMIPPSMYIILKNPDIWGPRRINVTAYRENKGYLWDRFVKATKEYKDTAKIDKGWLINYTAGVPFPEPKDGIEALWNFKQHFREDDRILSAVTIITNRGGQVRYQTSDGNLMYFDGRLEKSPKPLYKSPNNERRIDAYANAHPYEMRGTLSVITQYDDPEMDDSFWLYLPALRRVRRLSAAQRTDRLPGGQDLMWENFDVFNGNPSKYNCKLMGKKEMLFVHNGDPKGSWIHGKHLSGPNDYYQKVQVYINELTPKDPDFPFSKVILYTDSKTWVPYYGEWYDKEGKLYLFSQFQYAPNKNGIFVAVVMNHVDMQKIHSTGYAVTDPKFNTGLTPDYFKVDSLKMAYPSR
- a CDS encoding VOC family protein — protein: METNKIDHICIAVKNLDEARKVWEPVLGKTKPDDEYIDEPEKIKVARYWVGEVGFELMESTTPDGDVAKFIEKRGEGVMLISFNVDNTRESMAELKEKDYPFIGGARPFRDCEFSFIHPKKMNGVLTELIDYKWKEFEK
- a CDS encoding DUF1302 family protein, which produces MKRKCLLFAMMGLISIVSLTVVSNIGAVTIDSEGNYQLGGYIRHTIGVRMEDSINPTNSGPLASGNEKGDLSTARTELFLDFSAKFSDELRFNAIARGWHEGVYGLDDDVNQYPKDLTTQPGPHTKDMEQDWDFREYYLTKMAGNFIIKAGRQQIAWGEADAMRLADVINPLDLSWNWSFPAWEEIRVPLHMLDVVYNVPQSKHNLGFEVVWVPADFRPHQYAAPGGNWSLYSGGFGLPDVVGTTIFNQMQDDLPDNDLGNGQGGLRIKGKFGQWDTTLFGYYQRDQIGVATLDPGAALDPANYPFKYEYPNIINIGGTFNMYCSALETVFRGEAAYVIDQPYGTNLGSNDGKGFAPVTEYAESDTFAIMLGFDKNVMIPSLNRTKSFYFSGQWFNKWILDLDSDKYLTFLGDNDAETWQTIGSLLINTEYYEGKIIPELLGVHFFTSGSGFFDGNITYKPTFTFSVTAGILKIWGNDNQAGLYFGPVKRNDQVYLKAKWSF
- the padG gene encoding NADH-dependent phenylglyoxylate dehydrogenase subunit alpha, yielding MTEKIVCDGNEAAAWGVAKAKPDMVAVYPITPQSSLAEYIAQFVADGVIDADLMDVEGEHSVLSVLQGACLAGARTYTATCGQGLAFMFEPYFRTPPLRLPIVMSIVTRDGITPQCVWGGQQDAMTVKEVGWIQMYCETNQEILDTMILAYRIAENRDVMLPVNVCHDGNYQSYGVEQVLLPDQDMVDGFLGEKNTNWHAALDPEKPMGIDPLTGGAGGEGPSRFVRYRKGSCKGMQNALDVITNVHEEWGELTGRHYAPLVEEYRLDDADYAIVTIGGMTGAGKDAVDEMRLEGENVGLIKIKTFRPFPQEALLKAVSKVAAVGVVDRSVNFGWNSGPVYQEILGILYQMEKKIPAVSFIGGLAGADITINDFKDTIMTTKRALNGDLPKSTIWINE
- a CDS encoding 4Fe-4S binding protein, which encodes MIKQSTPAFDSSTIPNDLCPIATHFVFLKTGDWRAMRPILLREKCVKCATCWLYCPTQCISEKATWFEANLDICKGCGICAEECPHNAIIMEEETEV
- the padH gene encoding NADH-dependent phenylglyoxylate dehydrogenase subunit epsilon — encoded protein: MHTNYLIIGGSHAGLSAIDAIRRCDSEAALTLVTTEKRPPYSPTALPYIISGKTEPAKTDIIPSNYFKDLDVNYINGASATQIDTQINQVRLNNGGTIDYEKLLVATGASALVPNIAGIEDVEFSCIRTMADAEKIKKEMAQAKSALIIGAGFIGMHAAENLANSGLSVTVVETFDYIMPASFDIESSDLIRKAFVEKGITILTGKQVSKVYKSGDQTVLSLADGDEISGDMLVIAAGIKPNTDFLADSGINCDHGIVVDERMRTCVPNVWAAGDVACASDFFSPMKTIGGTIPCATAQGKIAGMDMSQDSYVKDYPGNLNMNTFGFFGNFAFSIGNVADTFPDSKLEFEIQTDPEKKSFCKFVFDGPVLTGVSAINRRLDPGILKELILRKTDLSTKKEDFIKTPLETGRQVMRELF
- a CDS encoding dihydroorotase codes for the protein MLDLIIKNGKVFIPEKGFLDLEVGIKDGKIVALENNLSDSKEVLDAAGNIVMPGVIDPHIHLGIFNDFAHECEHETRAALAGGVTTCGVFMGGDQSYLGQVGELIDVIEAKSSVDLFMHLAIFTEEQMSEMKSYYEKFGITSFKFYMAGVKGVFPNVSDGFIYEGFKKVAEFGDKAIACVHCEDQSLIDVAFDKVSAQTPEGTLVDWAKTGPDMAEEEAIIRACYLAEKAGNRLYIVHISTKDGADRLTKIKANEGARVFGETTSAYLTVNKHGEFGLKGKMLPPLRDKSDNDGLWDAVKNDTIDSLGTDNVSMTLEVKQEENGMLGAMPGYPILQTHFPAMINEGYHNRGIDIETIITKATINPAKIFGLYPQKGVIAVGSDADIVILDLDNSKTVESKNLFSYGDFSLFEGQTIKGWPTTVVKSGKIAFSNDEIMVEPGSGSFLKREL
- the padE gene encoding NADH-dependent phenylglyoxylate dehydrogenase subunit gamma; protein product: MRFHGRGGQGAVMASKILAKALVEEGHVVKAIPSFGFERRGAPVSAFLRFGDKEIRQVTNIYNPDCIVCLDPTLSKSVDIFEGINDNAIFIQATKKDISELSFPDTLSKVGTCDAFGLAMEIIGRPITNTIMLGVFAKTTGLVSVGSINKAMESVAFRDAALNKNITAVKLGYERTTVLELKGKEIS
- a CDS encoding thiamine pyrophosphate-dependent enzyme, coding for MGKSYSTIAFDPDKCDGCDDCVNACALIYDEEGSIENSRIQLAKDENKKFGLALCRQCAEPECVQNCPVGALSKDPDTGVISCNDSCIGCKICTLSCAYAGITINAITKRVMKCDLCGGDPACTKACEKGALKFLKNNEMFKSWGDKEDLVAPGISSCLGCNTELVFRHTLRKVGSNTILAIPPGCTAGVGAVGVNGVTATKVPSFHPLLTNTSSMLAGIKRYYNRIGRDITMMAFAGDGGTADVGFQSLSGAAERGEQMIYICIDNEGYMNTGVQRSSTTPYGAWTTTTPVGSALKGKTRDAKYLPIIMMMHNCEYVATASTSFMDDYYEKLDKAYEASKKGMAYLHVFSPCPTGWRFPPEKLIEVGRKAVESNIVPLWEYTNATKKLEFTHPVDDPVSIKDYLFLIGKYKHLDEAQLEFIEQNRDRRIEMLKNISNS